One segment of Carya illinoinensis cultivar Pawnee chromosome 1, C.illinoinensisPawnee_v1, whole genome shotgun sequence DNA contains the following:
- the LOC122305251 gene encoding SUMO-conjugating enzyme SCE1 isoform X1, translated as MSGGIARGRLAEERKAWRKNHPHGFVAKPETLPDGTVNLMVWHCTIPGKSGTHWEGGYFPLTLHFSEDYPSKPPKCKFPQGFFHPNVYPSGTVCLSILNEDSGWRPAITVKQILVGIQDLLDQPNPADPAQTEGYHLFIQVQSHTISTGYKRANSFHSMRQSRCSGDVHLCCLDAKPSLSDEILYDWVI; from the exons ATGTCTGGAGGGATAGCTCGTGGTCGTCTTGCTGAGGAGCGAAAGGCTTGGCGTAAAAACCATCCGCAC GGTTTTGTTGCGAAGCCAGAGACTCTGCCCGATGGTACGGTCAATTTGATGGTGTGGCATTGCACTATCCCTGGCAAATCTGGC ACTCACTGGGAGGGCGGTTACTTTCCACTGACACTCCACTTCAGTGAAGACTACCCTAGCAAGCCCCCTAAATGTAAATTCCCTCAAGGTTTCTTCCACCCTAATGTCTACCCTTCTGGAACTGTCTGTCTATCTATTCTTAATGAGGATAGT GGGTGGAGACCGGCCATCACAGTGAAGCAAATTCTTGTGGGAATTCAGGACTTGCTTGACCAACCAAATCCCGCTGATCCTGCACAGACAGAAGGATATCACCTCTTTATCCAG GTCCAGTCACATACTATCTCAACAGGGTATAAAAGGGCCAATTCATTTCATTCAATGAGGCAAAGCAGGTGTAGTGGTGATGTACATCTGTGTTGTCTAGATGCAAAGCCCTCCTTGTCTGATGAGATACTATATGACTGGGTTATATAG
- the LOC122305251 gene encoding SUMO-conjugating enzyme SCE1 isoform X2 — translation MSGGIARGRLAEERKAWRKNHPHGFVAKPETLPDGTVNLMVWHCTIPGKSGTHWEGGYFPLTLHFSEDYPSKPPKCKFPQGFFHPNVYPSGTVCLSILNEDSGWRPAITVKQILVGIQDLLDQPNPADPAQTEGYHLFIQDTAEYNKRVRLQAKQYPPLL, via the exons ATGTCTGGAGGGATAGCTCGTGGTCGTCTTGCTGAGGAGCGAAAGGCTTGGCGTAAAAACCATCCGCAC GGTTTTGTTGCGAAGCCAGAGACTCTGCCCGATGGTACGGTCAATTTGATGGTGTGGCATTGCACTATCCCTGGCAAATCTGGC ACTCACTGGGAGGGCGGTTACTTTCCACTGACACTCCACTTCAGTGAAGACTACCCTAGCAAGCCCCCTAAATGTAAATTCCCTCAAGGTTTCTTCCACCCTAATGTCTACCCTTCTGGAACTGTCTGTCTATCTATTCTTAATGAGGATAGT GGGTGGAGACCGGCCATCACAGTGAAGCAAATTCTTGTGGGAATTCAGGACTTGCTTGACCAACCAAATCCCGCTGATCCTGCACAGACAGAAGGATATCACCTCTTTATCCAG GATACTGCAGAGTACAACAAAAGAGTCCGACTGCAGGCCAAGCAATACCCACCTCTCCTGTAA